From Brassica oleracea var. oleracea cultivar TO1000 chromosome C3, BOL, whole genome shotgun sequence, a single genomic window includes:
- the LOC106328657 gene encoding putative lipid-transfer protein DIR1 codes for MGKNNTTILIIAMVLTTAMIMEEAKSYPICNTDTNDLQKCSPAVTGNSPPAPGPDCCAVVKSADLECLCPYLSRSGIDPSKIKSVLASCGVGNPSCLS; via the exons ATGGGTAAGAACAATACCACAATCCTCATCATTGCGATGGTTTTAACCACGGCGATGATAATGGAAGAAGCTAAGAGTTATCCTATATGCAACACCGACACAAACGACTTGCAGAAATGTTCTCCAGCTGTAACTGGAAACAGCCCGCCAGCTCCGGGACCCGACTGCTGCGCAGTGGTTAAGTCCGCTGATCTTGAATGTCTCTGCCCGTACCTCTCCCGGTCCGGGATTGACCCTTCAAAAATCAAGTCTGTTCTGGCCAGTTGTGGCGTGGGCAATCCCTCCTGTTTGTCATG A
- the LOC106334065 gene encoding putative lipid-transfer protein DIR1: MGKNDTRVVMRFAVLTMVLTAAITVKEVTSLTLCKIDTDDMQKCRPAVTGNNPPPPVNECCVVVKSADLACFCRYKFYLPILGIDPSKVAALVAKCGVATIPRNCRA; the protein is encoded by the exons ATGGGTAAGAACGATACCAGAGTCGTTATGAGATTTGCAGTTCTTACAATGGTTCTAACCGCTGCAATAACGGTGAAAGAAGTTACAAGCCTTACCCTTTGTAAAATCGACACAGACGATATGCAGAAATGTCGTCCAGCCGTCACTGGAAACAACCCGCCGCCTCCAGTCAACGAGTGCTGCGTAGTGGTCAAATCCGCTGATCTTGCATGCTTTTGCAGATACAAGTTTTATCTCCCAATTTTAGGAATTGACCCATCTAAAGTCGCGGCTCTTGTAGCCAAATGTGGCGTTGCAACAATCCCTCGTAATTGCCGTG CTTGA